The Hydractinia symbiolongicarpus strain clone_291-10 chromosome 2, HSymV2.1, whole genome shotgun sequence genomic sequence ACTAGATGCCTATGAGGGTTTTCGACACCGCGTGGATTGATTATTCTTGTACCATATTGTACTTGATTGGAATTAATTATTTCAAATAGAATTCCATATGCGTCAGCGACTGCTTGAATGGCTAAATTATCGGCCCATTCACGATTCGTTGATAGCGTGGCGACAAATTCATCAAACTGGCCTTCTTCTATAAATTGGTTGAATAAAGTTGGTTTGTTCATCACTTGCTCGACTGTTTTAACCCTTACAGATTTGTAAAGTTTGCTATCGCCGTAAATTTGGGGCGCAATCACTCGAAAAAAACAGTTACCATCACCCTCTACTTCTACTAAGCGTAATCCTCTGTCACTGGGGATTTGGCTCAGTGTTCTAAAGTTATTCTTCTTCCTGTGAAACTTTCTTTGTTCAGATGGGTCGCTTCTGCAAGTACAATCAGTATCTTACATCCCGATTATTGTACGTAGAAATTTGTACGTAGAAATTTAAGTTTTTCTAAGATTATAAGATTTGCTAGCGTTATCGTTCTTGGTACTGTATTTAAAAAGACGTGTTCTTTCTCTGCGTTTTCTACTTTCATTTTTGGCCACAAATGgaaattacttttaaaaactttacgtGTCTTGGCTTTTTTTTACTGGTTGTTTTTTGTTCTCGATATTTTTAGTTTTCGATGTTACTTGACTAACAGGAAACCATCTCAGTTGAGTTTTACCATTTTTATCGTACTTAACTTTATAGCGATCACCTTTTCTTTGTTTCACAACACATGCATGAACGCTGCTTGACCTTATTTTCTTACATATTTGTTATCAATACATTTTCGTTGATCCTATGGTCAGAAGGTTTGTTGCGAAGAACCATGATTTCTTGCGTTTTCTTGGAAGAAAATCTCTCTTATTGTTTTTGACTTTTCTGTATCCAACAAGCAATCGTTGTTAAAACATATGGTAAGGTTTTATTTTCGACTAAAAACTTTGAAAGGACTCATCTTGCCTAGACTACGATGTGCTCCAGTATTTTATTGTTCCATTTATTCAGAAAGTCGTTCACTCCATCCAACGCCTGAAAATTAATATGGGCTGCCTCACTTAGGCGAGATCTCGCCATGCtttataaaactttataaaaaatgcATGTGTTCACATGAGATGCGGGCCAGCCCTCTTGCCGAGATCTTGGTTTTTTCCACCGACATCTCGGCAAGCGGGATGGAATTTTTCCATATGAACACACAGCTAACCGAGCTGACTCACTCTATTTTTGAACAtgatcaaaattattttatttgtagaaaGCATTTTTTTCTGTACAGTGATGCCGAGAAATATTAAAGGttagattttttgtcaactattgatgaaaataatatttaatattatGTGCATATGGaaacaataaatatatgaaAACGCTCCAGAAGAATAACATTATCACCAAATTTATAGCTTTTTCATGGAttacattttttgaaaagaacCCTGTTATTTAAATTTCCTTTAGATTTTATGTTttagaaattttatattttataaatataaaatttcgtGATTATTTTCAGCCCACCCAACCGGGTCAGCTTTCCACTTACGACACGCAGAGGGGTGCTAACACTTTCAAGGTCTATATCCCCGCAAACATTCTAGCCtctgttttttaataaacaaattttgtttgcAGCATGCGagaatgcttcgcaacctttttttaatttctagttgatATTTACCTTCAAGATAACAAGGTCATTACTACCAAATTTAATATATTCTACCAGATTAATATATTCATTAACTTGCTTGATCACGCACGAGTTGCTTCAGCACTATGGCAAGGCCTATTCACATTTATTCGATATACCTTGTATATCAACGGTACCTTCGAGAAACCCGGTTTATCGATCGAAAAACCTGGTTTATCGGACGAGTTTCCATGTTTCTCGCGAGAAACCTGGTATCTCGCTCGAAAAACCAGGTTTTTCGATCAAGCTGCCCTGCAAATGTGCACTCGGTTTATGGCTAATagatatctatataataatacgccagttccgtgtgtctgtaacaggcaaagtggacatgttcattttcctttgatcttaccgaaattttctctgaagtaaccgaaaaatgcatgtctattatgttaaattttctgacgttacggcgcgacgtcaataacactactttaacgtcaatatcctatattaaaataatgaagccattacagtgcatctaaaactttgagggcaaataacttggaaacgaggtggtgacgtcaatgatttttcaccgcgtgggtaactagggaccacctaggaccaatttgggtaatttttccaaacctgggtccccgaatccgtttcggaatgaacgggttaattacgtcatcaaaaatctttaaaccctaatatctcggtaaccgtttaccaaaagtacatgatcctatacattttcttaatcagtgcttcaagatctatacgatgaaggcaacaggtatacgaatttctttaaaaaaattttgggttttgacggttcattgctgacgtcagcaaaatttttaataccttatatctccttaggcgtttgtcgaaaacatatgatcctatacattattttgatcagcgttttaacctctacacattacaggcaacgaataaactaaacttcgccaattttttttgtacctgcactgctgacgtcagcaaaaaatctaaaaaaacctattttccattgtccctctgcctaagtggattactccacgggccttatcgactatctctataataatagccgttgtctgtctgtctctgcgtggacccccgctaagttagaaaatgatgttacggaaacacgaatatcaacaaatgcgatatattcttatccactttgttgccacgggtaaattcaaaggacgggcgaacccgtggatttttccacgggcaacgactagtctatataataatacgccagttccgtgtgtctgtaacaggcaaagtggatatcgtcattttcctgtgatgttgccgaaaaatgcatatccaatatgttaaattttctgacgttacggcgcgacgtcaataatattacgttaacgtcaatatcctatattaaattattgaagccgttacagtgcacttaaaactttaaggccaaataacttggaaacgaggtggtgacgtcaatgatttttcaccgcgtgggtaactagggaccacctgggaccaatttgggtaagttttccaaacctgggtccttgaatccgtttcggaatggacgggttgatggcgtcatcacaaaacctacaaaccccaatatctctgcaaccgtttgtcaaaagttcatgttcctatacattttcttgatcagcatttcaagatctatatgatgaatgcaacgggtgtacgaatttgtgaagaaatttttctttggaacttttggtaggaactttgctgacgtcagcaaaatttttataccctatatctccttaggctcttttcaaaaacatacgatactatacattattttgatcagcgttttaacctctgcacattacagacaacaaatgattaaatttcaccaattttctttttgtatatgcactgctgacgtcagcaaaaaatctaaagcaacctaattttccattgttcttctgcgccttagtggatttttccacgggccttattgactagtattttaaataaaaacattccgcGATGACGAGAAACAAGGTTTCTCGCTCaagaaacttcaaaattcaaaaaaagaagaataaaatcAATGAGAAGAATGAAATTAATTGTCCCGCGTATTTCACTATGGGGGTATTTATTTCTTCATCCCACATGGTTTGCTTCACAAGCTCTTTCTGCAACTTGAAAGAAGAACAGAACGTCATATCCAAAAGCAAAAGACCAAAACCACAAGAAGTATACCTGAGAGCAGGAGTTAGGAAGAAGATGCCTACTAACGGCTCACAACACCGCAGTACAGGGAGAGATTTCAGAAGAATGGTGAATTCTCCTTACtttagaagtactggaaatttgCCATCGTTGCCAGAAAATCCTCATAGCAACACTAGTCTAGGTTTGTGAAatgttatattaatttttttgcatgtcCTGTGTATCTTTTTTCAAACTAGAAATACACCtcttgacattgttgttgtaCTCATGTGCAGTTCCTTTTACCTACCAGAAGTTGTTTGTCCTGTGGTTGAAAACAAACCAATGCTCAACAATCTTGAGATGTTCCTTTCTTTTAATTCTATATTTTCTAACTGTGTGGTTTTTGGGTTGCTTGCTTTTTGGGGTGCATTATGAATTATTTGAATAATTTAGCACATTATATTGGTCCACCTCACCTTGAGCTGATATTACTATCACATTGTTACGTCATAAATCTAATTAATTTACCGATTAGCGTTTCTGTGTAGCGACCATAAGCCCCTTTTGACCAGAGCTAATAAAGGCGTAACAAATTTCCCACTATATGTTGGCTTTGAAATAAACAATTTAAGCAGAACATGTCATCATTCGTTGGTTCTCCCTTAAGAAGGTGGGTTATCAGAAGGGGATTGAGGACCGGTACTGTATAATAAAAAATCCTGTTTGTGAAATTACTTCATTGCAAAATgatagtttttataaatttataaaaaagaggtttttaaaagcatgatgTAATAATATTTACTTTATAGCTTTTCAACAAGATACTAATTCACAAAGTTTACCATCTTCTGCAAGTACCATTACTTCGAAATCTACAACAATATCAAACTCTTCACTTTCATCTGTATTAGGTAATGACATACACATCACCACCACTTATGAggaataactttttttctttgttgcaacacacaaaaaaaacttgAGTTTTGTGTGCTGTTAAGtcaaatgataatttttacgtCTTCAAATTAATGCAAGATCAGTTTAAATACAGACGGTAAATGGATCTCAAATACAAGTATGATGGTATTTGTTTTGTATTAGGTTCTCAAGTTGATATGTTGTCTACACTCTCACATGCACCAGTTACACAAGATGTTGCTTCTTTTGGTAAATAGTTTGACTTTGCTATCATCACAAGGAAGCCGTTACTTCCACAATTTTCCTTGTAAAATTACACCATCTCGTTTCAGTTACCATTATGTCCAGTGTTCCAAGTTCTGgaaatgatgaaggtgtttcaAATGCGATGCAAAGTGTTTTGACAACGttgccaaaaaataatattacctTTCCAGAAAATATCACATTctctgatgatgatgatgatgatgatgatgatgatgatcactTGTTCTCTACAAACGCAGCTGCCTGCTTAAGCAACATTGAAACCTTAAGACTTCATAGTTTTAAAATTccagagaaaacaaaaaaacgcaGAAAAAAAAGGGGTCCTTTACCATCTACGACAAAGGCAAAGTTTTATCATCTCCCAGACGCATCAAGAATTCCAAAATTCCGAAAACTGACAAATGGCTCTGCTGATCCTCTTTTATTGGAACATATTAATAGTGGCTACGGTAGGTTTAAGTAAAACATCCAGCAGGGTAACAAGGTAGCACTATTGCCCTACCTAACAAAGGAAAAATGACTAATAATTATGtgcattttatttttaggttttcCGCGTGACtgttataattttgaaaaaaaagaaccaTGCTCAATTTCATTGTCACTTGGCCTCACAGAACAACGATTTGATGATAGGATAAGACAATACTTCCCTTTACtaccaaatatttattttttccacacATTGGATAGAAATAAACGACCGAAACGTGTGAATATAAAATGtcctataaatataaaaagcctcaaGTATAACGGAGTAATAGTGATTGCATCACAATCTCTCGAAGGTATGTTGAAACCAAACTATAGGATTTGAAAATACGTTATAGTAACTTTTAGAACTAACctttagaatgttttttttctgcgCAGGTTTCATTCAGCAAATAAATTAGATTTAATTTTTAGGATTTCTGACATCTACGTGGTATTACAATTACGTTTCATTCCATCAAACATTTCATAATGAGACACCTATATATTACTTATTTACGTATATATAAACCATTGTTGCAATATTGAAAGATCAGACGTGTATATACATGTGTTATTTGTTTGTTCAGCTCTACCTCAAAGTACAAGCACGCCATCTCAGGCAAGTCGTTCAAACGTTTTATCAGGTGAGACTTCTTTCTTTTATATGGCTTTATCGACACAAACCATTGTTGCAATGTTGAAAGATCAGGCGTGTATATATGTGTTACTTATTCGTTCAGCTCTACCTCAAAGTACAAGCACGCCATCTCAGGCAAGTCGCTTAAACGTTTTATCAGGTGAGACTTCTTTCTTTTATATGGCTTTATCGACACAAACCATTGTTGCAATGTTAAAAGATCAGACGTGTATACATGTGTTATTTGTTTGTTCAGCTCTACCTCAAAGTACAAGCACGCCATCTCAGGCAAGTCGTTCAAACGTTTTATCAGGTGAGACTTCTTTCTTTTATATGGCTTTATCGACACAAACCATTGTTGCAATGTTGAAAGATCAGGCGTGTATATATGTGTTACTTATTCGTTCAGCTCTACCTCAAAGTACAAGCACGCCATCTCAGGCAAGTCGCTTAAACGTTTTATCAGGTGAGACTTCTTTCTTTTATATGGCTTTATCGACACAAACCATTGTTGCAATGTTAAAAGATCAGACGTGTATATATGTGTTACTTTTTCGTTCAGCTCTACCTCAAAGTACAAGCACGCCATCTCAGGCAAGTCGCTTAAACGTTTCACCAGGTGAGACTTCTTTCATTTAAATGGCTTTATCGACAAAACACTCTTGCAATGTTGAAAAATCAGACGTGTATATATGTATGTATTACTGAATGAATATTGTGTACGTcaacttatattttttttctacaaaTCACTTCAGAATCACGACCCAGGATATGTGGTGTTTGTGGCTCCACATATATAGAAAACTGCATCCGATGTGAACAGGATTTGGAATACGAGGAAAGCATCCGTGCTGATAGGGCTGCTGATATCCATAATAGCAACTACGACGTCGAATCCGACAATGAAAATACGCCGTTATGCTCAGAAGACCTACGTGCAGCCAGAGTTGCTTTTTTGActaaaaattcaactgcttCTAACAACACATTTGGCAATGATGAAGTCGAACTTTTCTTCGAACGCAGCGGCGGTGACATTGACGAACCTGAAGTCGATATAAACTATATTCCAGCTACAAGTCACAGCGAGTTTATGGACAATGCCCTTTCTAAATTCACAGcgattgataaaaaaaagaaaattataattATACAAAGAGACAAATCGAAATTTTGGTCTGTATTGTTTCGCCAAAAACTCAACCTAACTACACATGCGCCATGTGTTCGATTCGCAGGAGAAGCAGGAGCAGATGCTGGAGGTCCATTGCGAGAGTTTCTCACACTATCAATGAAAAATATACCGTTGCTCTCTACCATGGTTTTCGGAGAGGAAAAGTGTCTGTGTTTCGATGCTAACACAGAATCTCTGATCGAtaacaagtatttttttttagggCAGCTATCTGCGTTGTCAATACTCCAGAATGGTCGTGGTCCTGAATGCTTTCACCCTGCAGTGGTGCGATCAATTTATGGTCTAAATCAACCTGCAACCATCGAGAATGTAGGAgactatgaaataaaaaaaacacttgaaAACATTCAAAACGGAGATTACGACTCACTTCTAGAGAAAGGGATAAGTGTAATTAATCGCTCAGAAACTGAACTTAGACGCTTGTTCTTGATAAATGGGATAGTTCACCAGAACTATTCTAGTATACATCAATACATCTCAGGCATAAAATCTATATACCCAGCTTTT encodes the following:
- the LOC130629831 gene encoding OTU domain-containing protein 5-A-like, encoding MARSRLSEAAHINFQALDGVNDFLNKWNNKILEHIKIRSSSVHACVVKQRKGDRYKVKYDKNGKTQLRWFPVSQVTSKTKNIENKKQPVKKSQDTSDPSEQRKFHRKKNNFRTLSQIPSDRGLRLVEVEGDGNCFFRVIAPQIYGDSKLYKSVRVKTVEQVMNKPTLFNQFIEEGQFDEFVATLSTNREWADNLAIQAVADAYGILFEIINSNQVQYGTRIINPRGVENPHRHLVIAHIASYVDEVGFSLSKTAAWVEQLTRNL